One stretch of Streptomyces sp. NBC_01363 DNA includes these proteins:
- the dnaA gene encoding chromosomal replication initiator protein DnaA — translation MADVPADLAAVWPRVLEHLLGEGQQGIEPKDKQWIERCQPLALVADTALLAVPNEWGKRVLEGRLAPLISETLSRECGRPIRIAITVDDSAGEPPSPPAPPMHQSQQHQQHRYQGPQHDERQHNDAYDGYGHRPSDDGMPTARPAYPDYQQQRPDPGAWPRTQEDLSWQQPRLGGFQDREAPADQWREPYAGGRPQQPQHDYRPQPPERQGYEQQRPDHHDMQEPQPQHRQGGAGTGRPGGASGPMGSQPAPTPGPGEPAARLNPKYLFDTFVIGASNRFAHAAAVAVAEAPAKAYNPLFIYGESGLGKTHLLHAIGHYARSLYPGTRVRYVSSEEFTNEFINSIRDGKGDTFRKRYRDVDILLVDDIQFLASKESTQEEFFHTFNTLHNANKQIVLSSDRPPKQLVTLEDRLRNRFEWGLTTDVQPPELETRIAILRKKAVQEQLNAPPEVLEFIASRISRNIRELEGALIRVTAFASLNRQPVDLGLTEHVLKDLIPGGEDSAPEITATAIMASTADYFGLTVDDLCGTSRSRVLVTARQIAMYLCRELTDLSLPKIGAQFGGRDHTTVMHADRKIRALMAERRSIYNQVTELTNRIKNG, via the coding sequence GTGGCTGACGTACCTGCCGATCTTGCCGCAGTGTGGCCACGAGTGCTGGAGCATCTCCTCGGGGAGGGCCAACAGGGCATCGAGCCGAAGGACAAACAGTGGATCGAGCGCTGCCAGCCGCTCGCCCTGGTCGCGGACACCGCGCTGCTCGCCGTCCCCAATGAATGGGGCAAGCGCGTCCTCGAAGGCCGACTCGCGCCGCTCATCAGCGAGACGCTGAGCCGCGAATGCGGCCGCCCGATCCGCATCGCGATCACCGTCGACGACTCCGCGGGCGAGCCTCCGAGCCCGCCCGCGCCTCCGATGCACCAGTCCCAGCAGCACCAGCAGCACCGCTACCAGGGACCGCAGCACGACGAGCGGCAGCACAACGACGCGTACGACGGATACGGGCACCGGCCCTCCGACGACGGCATGCCGACCGCCCGGCCGGCCTACCCCGACTACCAGCAGCAGCGTCCCGACCCCGGTGCGTGGCCGCGCACCCAGGAGGACCTCTCCTGGCAGCAGCCCCGGCTCGGCGGATTCCAGGACCGCGAGGCTCCCGCGGACCAGTGGCGCGAGCCGTACGCCGGCGGCCGCCCCCAGCAGCCTCAGCACGACTACCGCCCGCAGCCGCCCGAACGCCAGGGTTACGAGCAGCAGCGCCCCGACCACCACGACATGCAGGAGCCCCAGCCGCAGCACCGGCAGGGCGGCGCCGGCACCGGACGGCCCGGCGGCGCCTCCGGACCGATGGGCTCGCAGCCCGCTCCCACGCCCGGCCCCGGCGAACCGGCGGCCCGGCTGAATCCGAAGTACCTCTTCGACACCTTCGTCATCGGCGCGTCCAACCGGTTCGCGCACGCCGCGGCGGTCGCGGTCGCCGAAGCCCCCGCCAAGGCGTACAACCCGCTCTTCATCTACGGGGAGTCCGGGCTCGGCAAGACCCACCTGCTGCACGCGATCGGTCACTACGCCCGCAGCCTCTACCCGGGCACCCGGGTGCGGTACGTGAGCTCCGAGGAGTTCACCAACGAGTTCATCAACTCGATCCGCGACGGCAAGGGCGACACCTTCCGCAAGCGCTACCGGGATGTGGACATCCTGCTCGTCGACGACATCCAGTTCCTGGCGAGCAAGGAGTCGACGCAGGAGGAGTTCTTCCACACCTTCAATACGCTCCACAACGCCAACAAGCAGATCGTGCTGTCCTCCGACCGGCCGCCCAAGCAGCTGGTGACCCTGGAGGACCGGTTGCGGAACCGTTTCGAGTGGGGTCTGACCACCGACGTGCAGCCGCCGGAGCTGGAGACGCGGATCGCGATCCTCCGCAAGAAGGCGGTGCAGGAGCAGCTCAATGCCCCGCCGGAGGTGCTGGAGTTCATCGCCTCCCGTATCTCCCGGAACATCAGGGAGCTGGAGGGGGCTCTGATCCGGGTCACGGCCTTCGCCAGTCTCAACCGTCAGCCGGTGGACCTCGGGCTGACCGAGCACGTGCTGAAGGACCTGATCCCGGGTGGCGAGGACTCGGCTCCGGAGATCACGGCGACGGCCATCATGGCCTCGACCGCGGACTACTTCGGCCTCACGGTGGACGATCTCTGCGGAACCTCTCGCAGCCGCGTGCTGGTGACGGCCCGCCAGATCGCCATGTACCTCTGCCGGGAGCTCACCGATCTCTCACTGCCCAAGATCGGTGCGCAGTTCGGCGGCCGCGACCATACGACGGTGATGCACGCCGACCGGAAGATCCGCGCACTGATGGCGGAACGGCGCTCCATCTACAACCAGGTCACCGAGCTCACCAACCGCATCAAGAACGGCTGA
- the dnaN gene encoding DNA polymerase III subunit beta, protein MKIRVERDVLAEAVAWVARSLPARPPAPVLAGLLLKAEDGALSFSSFDYEVSARVSVDAEVEEDGTVLVSGRLLADICRALPNRPVEISTDGVRATVVCGSSRFTLHTLPVEEYPALPEMPTATGTVPGEVFASAAAQVAIAAGRDDTLPVLTGVRIEIEGDTVTLASTDRYRFAVREFLWKPENPDASAVALVPAKTLLDTAKALTSGDTVTLALSGSGAGEGLIGFEGAGRRTTTRLLEGDLPKYRTLFPTEFNSVAVIETAPFVEAVKRVALVAERNTPVRLSFEQGVLILEAGSSDDAQAVERVDAVLEGDDISIAFNPTFLLDGLSAIDSPVAQLSFTTSTKPALLSGRPAVDAEADDAYKYLIMPVRLSG, encoded by the coding sequence GTGAAGATCCGGGTGGAGCGCGATGTACTCGCGGAGGCTGTGGCCTGGGTGGCCCGTAGCCTCCCGGCCCGTCCGCCGGCGCCCGTTCTTGCGGGCCTTCTGCTGAAGGCTGAGGACGGGGCCCTCAGCTTCTCCAGCTTCGACTACGAGGTCTCGGCCCGGGTCTCGGTGGACGCCGAGGTCGAGGAGGACGGTACGGTGCTGGTCTCCGGCCGGCTGCTCGCCGACATCTGCCGCGCCCTTCCCAACCGCCCGGTGGAGATTTCCACAGACGGTGTACGGGCGACCGTGGTCTGCGGCTCCTCGCGATTCACACTCCACACCCTTCCTGTGGAGGAGTACCCGGCGCTTCCCGAGATGCCGACCGCGACAGGCACGGTCCCCGGCGAGGTCTTCGCCTCGGCCGCCGCCCAGGTCGCCATCGCCGCGGGCCGTGACGACACGCTGCCGGTGCTGACCGGTGTGCGGATCGAGATCGAGGGCGACACCGTCACCCTGGCCTCGACCGACCGCTACCGCTTCGCGGTCCGCGAGTTCCTCTGGAAGCCGGAGAACCCGGACGCCTCGGCCGTCGCCCTGGTGCCCGCCAAGACGCTGCTGGACACCGCCAAGGCCCTGACCAGCGGTGACACGGTGACCCTGGCGCTGTCCGGCTCGGGCGCCGGTGAAGGGCTGATCGGTTTCGAGGGTGCGGGCCGGCGGACGACCACGCGGCTGCTCGAAGGCGATCTGCCGAAGTACCGCACGCTCTTCCCCACGGAGTTCAACTCGGTCGCGGTCATCGAGACGGCGCCGTTCGTCGAGGCCGTCAAGCGTGTGGCTCTCGTCGCCGAGCGGAACACCCCGGTGCGGCTCAGCTTCGAGCAGGGCGTGCTGATCCTGGAGGCGGGTTCCAGCGACGACGCACAGGCTGTGGAGCGGGTCGACGCGGTGCTGGAGGGCGACGACATCTCGATCGCCTTCAACCCGACCTTCCTGCTGGACGGGCTGAGCGCGATCGACTCCCCGGTCGCCCAGCTCTCGTTCACGACATCCACCAAGCCCGCGCTGCTCAGCGGCCGCCCGGCCGTGGATGCCGAGGCCGACGACGCGTACAAGTACCTGATCATGCCGGTCCGCCTCTCCGGCTGA
- the gnd gene encoding phosphogluconate dehydrogenase (NAD(+)-dependent, decarboxylating), with protein sequence MELGLVGLGKMGGNMRERIRRAGHTVIGYDRNPDVSDVHSLEELVGKLKGPRVVWVMVPAGAPTQATIDELAGLLSPGDIVVDGGNSRWTDDEKHAVELGIKGIGFVDCGVSGGVWGLENGYALMYGGDAESVAKVQPVFDALKPEGDFGSVHAGKVGAGHFAKMVHNGIEYAMMQAYAEGWELLEKVDSVTDVREVFRSWQEGTVIRSWLLDLAVNALDDDEHLDKLRGYAADSGEGRWTVEAAIDNAVPLPAITASLFARFASRQDDSPQMKMIAALRNQFGGHAVENKK encoded by the coding sequence ATGGAGCTCGGTCTCGTCGGCCTCGGCAAGATGGGCGGCAACATGCGCGAGCGCATCCGCCGCGCAGGCCACACCGTCATCGGTTACGACCGCAACCCGGACGTCTCCGATGTCCACAGCCTCGAAGAGCTTGTGGGCAAGCTGAAGGGTCCCCGGGTCGTCTGGGTGATGGTTCCGGCCGGTGCCCCGACCCAGGCCACGATCGACGAGCTCGCCGGTCTCCTCTCGCCCGGCGACATCGTCGTGGACGGCGGGAACTCCCGCTGGACCGATGACGAGAAGCACGCGGTCGAGCTGGGCATCAAGGGCATCGGTTTCGTGGACTGCGGCGTCTCCGGCGGCGTCTGGGGCCTGGAGAACGGCTACGCGCTGATGTACGGCGGCGACGCCGAGAGTGTGGCGAAGGTCCAGCCGGTCTTCGACGCGCTGAAGCCCGAGGGCGACTTCGGTTCCGTGCACGCGGGCAAGGTCGGCGCCGGCCACTTCGCGAAGATGGTCCACAACGGCATCGAGTACGCCATGATGCAGGCCTACGCCGAGGGCTGGGAGCTCCTGGAGAAGGTCGACTCCGTCACCGATGTGCGCGAGGTCTTCCGCTCCTGGCAGGAGGGCACGGTCATCCGTTCCTGGCTGCTCGACCTGGCGGTCAACGCGCTGGACGACGACGAGCACCTCGACAAGCTCCGTGGCTACGCCGCCGACTCCGGTGAGGGCCGTTGGACGGTGGAGGCCGCGATCGACAACGCGGTGCCGCTGCCCGCGATCACCGCGTCGCTCTTCGCGCGTTTCGCCTCGCGCCAGGACGACTCCCCGCAGATGAAGATGATCGCCGCGCTGCGCAACCAGTTCGGTGGCCACGCGGTCGAGAACAAGAAGTAA
- the recF gene encoding DNA replication/repair protein RecF, with amino-acid sequence MHVTHLSLADFRSYARVEVPLEPGVTAFVGANGQGKTNLVEAVGYLATLGSHRVSSDAPLVRMGADRAVVRAAVTQGERSQLIELELNPGKANRARVNRSSQVRPRDVLGIVRTVLFAPEDLALVKGDPGERRRFLDELITARSPRMAGVRSDYERVLKQRNTLLKSAAMARRHGGRSMDLSTLDVWDQHLGRVGAELLAQRLDLIATLQPLADKAYGDVAPGGGPVALEYRSSVGAGVESARTREELYEQLIAALVDVRKQEIERGVTLVGPHRDDLLLGLRGMPAKGYASHGESWSYALALRLASYDLLRSEGNEPVLVLDDVFAELDARRRERLAELVAPGEQVLVTAAVDDDVPGVLAGTRYAVSAGEVERL; translated from the coding sequence ATGCATGTCACGCATCTCTCGCTGGCCGACTTCCGCTCGTACGCCCGGGTCGAGGTACCTCTCGAGCCGGGCGTCACCGCTTTCGTGGGGGCCAATGGCCAGGGCAAGACGAATCTGGTGGAGGCGGTCGGCTATCTCGCGACGCTCGGCAGCCACCGGGTCTCCTCCGATGCGCCGCTGGTGCGGATGGGCGCGGACCGGGCTGTCGTCCGCGCCGCCGTGACCCAGGGAGAGCGTTCGCAGCTGATCGAGCTGGAGCTCAATCCCGGCAAGGCCAACCGGGCTCGTGTCAATAGATCGTCGCAGGTCAGACCGCGTGACGTGTTGGGGATAGTACGTACGGTGCTGTTCGCGCCGGAGGATCTGGCGCTGGTCAAGGGCGATCCCGGGGAGCGCCGGCGCTTCCTCGACGAGTTGATCACGGCTCGTTCGCCGCGGATGGCGGGTGTGCGCTCGGACTACGAGCGGGTGCTGAAGCAGCGCAACACGCTGCTGAAGTCGGCGGCGATGGCGCGTCGGCACGGCGGCAGGTCGATGGATCTGTCCACGCTCGATGTGTGGGACCAGCATCTGGGCCGGGTGGGTGCGGAGCTGCTGGCGCAGCGGCTGGATCTGATCGCGACCTTGCAGCCGCTGGCGGACAAGGCGTACGGGGATGTCGCGCCGGGCGGTGGCCCGGTGGCGTTGGAGTACCGCAGCTCGGTCGGGGCGGGTGTGGAGTCAGCCCGTACCCGTGAGGAGCTGTACGAGCAGCTGATCGCCGCCCTGGTGGATGTCCGCAAGCAGGAGATCGAGCGTGGTGTGACCCTGGTCGGTCCGCACCGTGACGATCTGCTGCTGGGGCTGCGGGGGATGCCGGCCAAGGGGTACGCGAGCCATGGCGAGTCCTGGTCGTACGCGTTGGCGCTGCGGCTGGCTTCGTACGATCTGCTGCGCAGCGAGGGCAATGAGCCGGTGCTGGTGCTGGACGACGTCTTCGCGGAACTGGACGCGCGGCGCCGTGAGCGGCTGGCGGAGCTGGTGGCTCCGGGTGAGCAGGTGCTGGTGACGGCTGCGGTGGACGACGATGTTCCGGGTGTGCTGGCGGGGACGCGGTACGCGGTGTCCGCGGGTGAGGTGGAGCGGCTGTGA
- a CDS encoding DUF721 domain-containing protein, with translation MARVALRAAKEQARARGAAAQQKKQARRGGGLRSGARADGRDPLPLGSAINRLITERGWETPAAVGGVMGRWPQIVGEDLANHCVPLRYDEDPDERVLTVQCDSTAWATQLRLLAPQLVARLNADLGQGTVRLIKVLGPGGPQRRFGPLRAPGSTGPGDTYG, from the coding sequence CTGGCGCGGGTGGCGTTGCGTGCGGCCAAGGAGCAGGCGCGCGCGCGTGGTGCTGCCGCGCAGCAGAAGAAGCAGGCCAGGCGAGGTGGCGGGCTGCGTTCGGGCGCGCGGGCCGATGGGCGTGATCCGTTGCCGCTGGGTTCCGCGATCAACCGTCTGATCACCGAGCGCGGCTGGGAGACGCCCGCGGCGGTGGGCGGGGTGATGGGGCGCTGGCCGCAGATCGTCGGTGAAGATCTGGCCAATCATTGTGTGCCGCTGCGGTACGACGAGGATCCGGACGAGCGGGTGCTGACGGTGCAGTGCGACTCGACGGCGTGGGCGACGCAGCTGCGGTTGCTGGCGCCTCAGCTGGTGGCCCGGCTGAACGCGGATCTGGGGCAGGGCACGGTGCGGTTGATCAAGGTGCTGGGGCCCGGTGGTCCGCAGCGCAGGTTCGGTCCGCTGCGGGCGCCGGGGAGCACCGGTCCGGGCGATACCTACGGCTGA
- the gyrB gene encoding DNA topoisomerase (ATP-hydrolyzing) subunit B: MLCQKGRFVADSGNPNENIPSTPGESAEAVAAGEAVGTGEVTASYDASAITVLEGLDAVRKRPGMYIGSTGERGLHHLVQEVVDNSVDEAMAGHADTIDVTVLADGGVRVIDNGRGIPVGIVPSEKKPAVEVVLTVLHAGGKFGGGGYAVSGGLHGVGVSVVNALSSRLSVEVRTDGYRWTQDYKLGVPTAPLARNEATDETGTSVTFWADGDIFETTEYSFETLSRRFQEMAFLNKGLTIRLTDERESAKATLGAEVAEVAEGAEAEQVRTVTYHYEGGIVDFVKYLNSRKGDVIHQSVIDIEAEDKERLLSAEIAMQWNTQYSEGVYSFANTIHTHEGGTHEEGFRAALTTLVNKYAREKKLLREKDDNLTGDDIREGLTAIISVKLGEPQFEGQTKTKLGNTEAKTFVQKVVHEQLTDWFDRNPNEAADIIRKGIAAATARVAARKARDLTRRKGLLESASLPGKLSDCQSNDPTKCEIFIVEGDSAGGSAKSGRNPMYQAILPIRGKILNVEKARVDKILQNTEVQALISAFGTGVHEDFDIEKLRYHKIILMADADVDGQHINTLLLTFLFRFMRPLVEAGHVYLSRPPLYKIKWGRDDFEYAYSDRERDALVELGKQNGKRIKEDSIQRFKGLGEMNAEELRVTTMDIDHRVLGQVTLDDAAQADDLFSVLMGEDVEARRSFIQRNAKDVRFLDI; the protein is encoded by the coding sequence GTGCTGTGCCAGAAAGGGCGCTTCGTGGCCGATTCCGGCAACCCCAACGAGAACATTCCGTCCACACCCGGTGAGAGCGCCGAGGCTGTCGCCGCGGGCGAGGCCGTGGGCACCGGCGAGGTCACCGCCTCGTACGACGCCAGCGCGATCACCGTCCTCGAGGGCTTGGACGCGGTCCGCAAGCGACCTGGCATGTACATCGGTTCGACCGGTGAGCGCGGTCTCCACCACCTCGTGCAAGAGGTCGTGGACAACTCGGTCGACGAGGCGATGGCCGGGCACGCGGACACGATCGACGTCACGGTCCTCGCCGACGGCGGGGTCCGTGTGATCGACAACGGCCGGGGTATCCCGGTCGGCATCGTGCCGTCGGAGAAGAAGCCGGCAGTCGAGGTCGTGCTGACCGTCCTGCACGCCGGCGGTAAGTTCGGCGGCGGCGGTTATGCCGTCTCCGGTGGTCTGCACGGTGTCGGTGTCTCCGTGGTGAACGCGCTGTCGTCGCGTCTCTCCGTCGAGGTCCGGACGGACGGATACCGCTGGACCCAGGACTACAAGCTCGGTGTGCCCACCGCTCCGCTGGCCCGCAACGAGGCCACCGACGAGACGGGGACGTCCGTCACTTTCTGGGCCGACGGGGACATCTTCGAGACCACCGAGTACTCCTTCGAGACCCTGTCGCGCCGTTTCCAGGAGATGGCGTTCCTCAACAAGGGCCTGACGATCAGGCTCACCGACGAGCGCGAGTCGGCGAAGGCGACGCTGGGTGCGGAGGTCGCCGAGGTGGCCGAGGGCGCCGAGGCGGAGCAGGTCCGTACGGTCACGTACCACTACGAGGGCGGCATCGTCGACTTCGTGAAGTACCTCAACTCCCGCAAGGGCGACGTCATTCACCAGTCGGTGATCGACATCGAGGCCGAGGACAAGGAGCGTCTCCTCTCGGCCGAGATCGCGATGCAGTGGAACACGCAGTACAGCGAGGGCGTCTACTCCTTCGCGAACACGATCCACACGCATGAGGGCGGTACGCACGAGGAAGGTTTCCGCGCCGCGCTGACCACGCTGGTCAACAAGTACGCGCGCGAGAAGAAGCTGCTGCGCGAGAAGGACGACAACCTCACGGGTGACGACATCCGCGAGGGTCTGACGGCGATCATCTCGGTGAAGCTGGGCGAGCCGCAGTTCGAGGGCCAGACGAAGACCAAGCTGGGCAACACGGAGGCGAAGACCTTCGTCCAGAAGGTCGTCCACGAGCAGCTCACGGACTGGTTCGACCGCAATCCGAACGAGGCGGCCGACATCATCCGCAAGGGCATCGCGGCGGCCACGGCCCGTGTCGCGGCCCGCAAGGCGCGTGACCTGACCCGTCGCAAGGGGCTCCTGGAGAGCGCCTCGCTGCCGGGCAAGCTCAGCGACTGCCAGTCCAACGACCCGACGAAGTGCGAGATCTTCATCGTCGAGGGTGACTCCGCCGGTGGTTCGGCGAAGTCCGGCCGTAATCCGATGTACCAGGCGATCCTGCCGATCCGCGGCAAGATCCTGAACGTCGAGAAGGCCCGGGTCGACAAGATCCTGCAGAACACCGAGGTCCAGGCGCTGATCTCGGCCTTCGGTACCGGGGTCCACGAGGACTTCGACATCGAGAAGCTGCGCTATCACAAGATCATCCTGATGGCGGACGCCGACGTCGACGGTCAGCACATCAACACCCTGCTGCTGACCTTCCTCTTCCGCTTCATGCGTCCGCTGGTCGAGGCCGGGCACGTGTATCTCTCCCGCCCCCCGCTCTACAAGATCAAGTGGGGCCGGGACGACTTCGAGTACGCGTACTCGGACCGGGAACGCGACGCCCTGGTCGAGCTGGGCAAGCAGAACGGCAAGCGGATCAAGGAAGACTCGATCCAGCGCTTCAAGGGTCTCGGCGAGATGAACGCCGAGGAACTGCGCGTCACCACGATGGACATCGACCACCGAGTCCTCGGCCAGGTCACGCTGGACGACGCGGCGCAGGCCGACGACCTCTTCTCGGTGCTGATGGGCGAGGACGTCGAGGCGCGGCGCTCGTTCATCCAGCGCAACGCCAAGGACGTCCGCTTCCTCGACATCTGA
- the gyrA gene encoding DNA gyrase subunit A: MADENTPVTPEEEPAAGVGMRVEPVGLETEMQRSYLDYAMSVIVSRALPDVRDGLKPVHRRVLYAMYDGGYRPEKGFYKCARVVGDVMGTYHPHGDSSIYDALVRLAQPWSMRMPLVDSNGNFGSPGNDPAAAMRYTECKMMPLSMEMVRDIDEETVDFQDNYDGRNQEPTVLPARFPNLLVNGSAGIAVGMATNIPPHNLREVAAGAQWYLEHPEASQEDLLEALIERIKGPDFPTGALVVGRKGIEEAYRTGRGSITMRAVVAVEEIQNRQCLVVTELPYQTNPDNLAQKIADLVKDGKVGGIADVRDETSSRTGQRLVVVLKRDAVAKVVLNNLYKHTDLQTNFGANMLALVDGVPRTLSIDAFIRHWVTHQIEVIVRRTKFRLRKAEERAHILRGLLKALDAIDEVIALIRRSQTVEVAREGLMGLLEIDEIQANAILEMQLRRLAALEHQKITAEHDELQAKINEYNAILVSPERQRKIVSEELAAIVDKFGDDRRSKLVPFDGDMSIEDLIAEEDIVVTISRGGYVKRTKTDDYRSQKRGGKGVRGTKLKEDDIVDHFFVSTTHHWLLFFTNKGRVYRAKAYELPDAGRDARGQHVANLLAFQPDEQIAQILAIRDYEAAPYLILATKGGLVKKTALKDYDSPRSGGVIAINLRETGDGSDDELIGAELVSAEDDLLLISKKAQSIRFTATDDALRPMGRATSGVKGMSFREGDELLSMNVVRPGTFVFTATDGGYAKRTPVDEYRVQGRGGLGIKAAKIVEDRGSLVGALVVEETDEILAITLGGGVIRTRVNEVRETGRDTMGVQLINLGKRDAVVGIARNAEAGREAEEVEGSEDAEAATAEGAESTVEGNVEGTSPSAGEHEE, translated from the coding sequence ATGGCCGACGAGAACACCCCTGTGACACCTGAAGAGGAGCCCGCCGCCGGTGTGGGCATGCGTGTCGAGCCCGTCGGGCTCGAGACGGAGATGCAGCGCTCCTACCTCGACTACGCGATGTCCGTCATCGTCTCGCGTGCGCTGCCGGACGTGCGGGACGGTCTCAAGCCCGTGCACCGCCGGGTGCTGTACGCGATGTACGACGGCGGCTACCGGCCCGAGAAGGGCTTCTACAAGTGCGCCCGTGTCGTCGGTGACGTCATGGGTACGTACCACCCGCACGGTGACTCGTCGATCTACGACGCACTGGTGCGTCTGGCGCAGCCGTGGTCGATGCGCATGCCGCTGGTGGACTCCAACGGCAACTTCGGTTCTCCGGGCAACGACCCGGCCGCCGCCATGCGGTACACCGAGTGCAAGATGATGCCGCTGTCCATGGAGATGGTCCGGGACATCGACGAGGAGACCGTCGACTTCCAGGACAACTACGACGGCCGCAACCAGGAGCCGACGGTTCTGCCGGCGCGGTTCCCGAACCTGCTGGTCAACGGTTCGGCGGGCATCGCGGTCGGTATGGCGACCAACATCCCGCCGCACAACCTGCGCGAGGTCGCGGCCGGTGCGCAGTGGTACCTGGAGCACCCGGAGGCCTCGCAGGAGGACCTCCTGGAAGCGCTGATCGAGCGGATCAAGGGCCCGGACTTCCCGACGGGCGCGCTCGTCGTGGGCCGCAAGGGCATCGAGGAGGCGTACCGCACCGGCCGTGGCTCGATCACGATGCGCGCGGTCGTCGCGGTCGAGGAGATCCAGAACCGGCAGTGCCTGGTCGTCACGGAGCTTCCGTACCAGACCAACCCCGACAACCTGGCGCAGAAGATCGCCGACCTGGTGAAGGACGGCAAGGTCGGCGGTATCGCGGACGTCCGTGACGAGACCTCGTCGCGTACGGGTCAGCGCCTGGTCGTCGTGCTGAAGCGGGACGCGGTCGCCAAGGTCGTTCTGAACAACCTGTACAAGCACACCGATCTGCAGACCAACTTCGGCGCCAACATGCTGGCGCTGGTCGACGGTGTGCCGCGCACCCTCTCGATCGACGCGTTCATCCGCCACTGGGTGACGCATCAGATCGAGGTCATCGTCCGGCGTACGAAGTTCCGTCTGCGCAAGGCGGAGGAGCGGGCGCACATCCTGCGTGGCCTGCTCAAGGCGCTGGACGCGATCGACGAGGTCATCGCGCTCATCCGGCGCAGCCAGACGGTCGAGGTGGCGCGCGAGGGCCTGATGGGCCTGCTGGAGATCGACGAGATCCAGGCGAACGCGATCCTGGAGATGCAGCTGCGCCGGCTGGCCGCGCTGGAGCACCAGAAGATCACGGCCGAGCACGACGAGCTCCAGGCGAAGATCAACGAGTACAACGCGATCCTGGTGTCGCCGGAGCGGCAGCGGAAGATCGTCAGCGAGGAGCTGGCGGCGATCGTCGACAAGTTCGGCGACGACCGGCGTTCCAAGCTGGTGCCCTTCGACGGTGACATGTCCATCGAGGACCTGATCGCCGAGGAGGACATCGTCGTCACGATCTCGCGCGGCGGCTATGTGAAGCGCACGAAGACGGACGACTACCGCTCGCAGAAGCGCGGCGGCAAGGGCGTGCGCGGTACGAAGCTCAAGGAAGACGACATCGTCGACCACTTCTTCGTGTCGACGACGCACCACTGGCTGCTGTTCTTCACGAACAAGGGCCGGGTGTACCGGGCGAAGGCGTACGAGCTCCCGGATGCCGGCCGTGACGCCCGCGGTCAGCATGTCGCCAATCTGCTGGCCTTCCAGCCGGACGAGCAGATCGCCCAGATCCTGGCGATCCGTGACTACGAGGCCGCGCCCTATCTGATCCTGGCCACGAAGGGCGGTCTGGTGAAGAAGACCGCGCTGAAGGACTACGACTCCCCGCGTTCGGGTGGCGTCATCGCCATCAACCTCCGGGAGACGGGGGACGGCTCGGACGACGAGCTGATCGGCGCGGAGCTGGTCTCGGCCGAGGACGACCTGCTGCTCATCAGCAAGAAGGCCCAGTCGATCAGGTTCACCGCGACGGACGATGCGCTGCGCCCGATGGGCCGTGCCACCTCGGGTGTCAAGGGCATGAGTTTCCGCGAGGGAGACGAGCTGCTCTCGATGAATGTTGTCCGGCCGGGTACGTTCGTGTTCACTGCCACCGACGGTGGGTACGCGAAGCGGACTCCCGTCGACGAGTACCGGGTTCAGGGCCGTGGCGGTCTGGGCATCAAGGCTGCCAAGATCGTTGAGGACCGGGGCTCGCTGGTCGGCGCGCTGGTGGTCGAGGAGACGGATGAGATCCTCGCCATCACGCTCGGCGGTGGTGTGATTCGTACGCGAGTCAATGAAGTCAGGGAGACGGGCCGTGACACCATGGGCGTTCAACTGATCAATCTGGGCAAGCGCGATGCCGTCGTCGGTATTGCCCGTAACGCCGAAGCCGGTCGTGAGGCCGAAGAGGTCGAGGGGTCCGAGGACGCCGAGGCCGCGACGGCGGAGGGTGCCGAGAGCACGGTCGAGGGCAATGTCGAAGGCACCTCGCCTTCGGCCGGGGAGCACGAGGAGTAG
- a CDS encoding DUF3566 domain-containing protein, translating into MTDTRGPQPQYEGYATGPLPGEREPAPGQASGPYHPPQAYPSPAGGTQGGRPHGTQGGAQGAGAAQAARRPRTGARTTPRTRKARLRVAKADPWSVMKVSFLLSIALGICTVVASAVLWMVMDAMGVFETVGGTISEATGSNDSNGFDLQSFLSLPRVLIFTSVIAVIDVVLATALATLGSFIYNLSAGFVGGIELTLAEDE; encoded by the coding sequence GTGACGGACACCCGGGGGCCTCAGCCCCAGTACGAGGGCTATGCGACCGGGCCGTTGCCCGGTGAGCGCGAGCCCGCACCGGGGCAGGCGAGCGGGCCTTACCACCCGCCGCAGGCGTATCCCTCGCCCGCCGGCGGGACCCAGGGCGGCCGGCCGCACGGCACGCAGGGCGGTGCGCAGGGCGCCGGCGCCGCGCAGGCGGCCCGGCGGCCGCGGACGGGGGCGCGGACGACTCCGCGTACCCGCAAGGCGCGGCTGCGGGTGGCCAAGGCCGATCCGTGGTCGGTGATGAAGGTCAGCTTCCTGCTCTCCATCGCGCTCGGCATCTGCACGGTGGTGGCTTCCGCGGTGCTGTGGATGGTGATGGACGCGATGGGCGTCTTCGAGACCGTGGGCGGCACGATCAGCGAGGCCACCGGGTCGAACGACAGCAACGGCTTCGATCTCCAGTCGTTCCTGTCGCTGCCGAGGGTTCTCATCTTCACTTCGGTCATCGCGGTGATCGACGTGGTTCTGGCGACCGCGCTGGCGACGCTGGGCTCCTTCATCTACAACTTGTCGGCGGGTTTCGTGGGCGGTATCGAGCTCACGCTGGCCGAGGACGAGTAG